Genomic window (Eublepharis macularius isolate TG4126 chromosome 6, MPM_Emac_v1.0, whole genome shotgun sequence):
acagaatcatagagttggaaggggccatacagaccgtctagtccatccccctgcccagtgcaggatcagcctaaagcatctctgacaagtattcatccagtctcttcttgaaaactgccagtgaaggggagctcaccacctccctaggcagctggttctacttttgaactactctgaccgtgaaaaagttcttcctaatatccagtgggtacctttgtgcatggaatttaagcccgttgtttcgggtcctacactctgctgccaactggaacagccccctgccctcctccaaatgacagcctttcaaatatttaaagagagcaatcatgtcccccctcaacctcctcttctccaaactaaacattcccaaggccctcagcctttcctcgtagggctcagtctccaaacccctgatcatcctcgtcgctctcctctgcaccctcttgattttgtccacatcctttttgaagtgaggcctccagaactgcacacaatactccaggtgcggcctgaccaaggcagtatagagaggggctatgacctcctgcgatttcgatgctatggcccctttgatacaacccaggattgaactggccttttttgccactgcatcacactgactgctcatatttagtttacagtccactcttacctcactctttcacatatactactgcccagaagtgtatgtgaaagaaactttggggtaagagtggactgtaaactaaatatgagcagtcagtgatTTGCATCTCCTTGAGAGGACAAAATAATCACCTTCACTTACGTCGGAGGGGTCGTAGAGGCCTTCCGTGCTCAGGACCAGCCCGAGGAAGCAGCAGGCAGTCTTCAAGAAAGCGTATTGGAAAGTGCTCAATATCATGATCTTCAGTTTGCGCCTGCAAAGTGGAAAAGTCACTTGGGGCTTGATCCACGGGGAGCCCCGCCCCCATCATAGTTCAACAGCTAACCCCTattctgatagggttgccaacctccaggtggggcctggctgtTTCCCAGATCTCCACACTCCAGAGGTcagtttcccttggagaaaatggcagcttttcagAGGTGagctctatgggattataccccgATGAAGTCCTGCCCATCCAACCGTATCCTCCCCAGGCCCTGcctctaaataataataacattcaatttatataccactcagagcagtttacaatgtgtgttgttattatctcctcaacaatcaccctgtgaggtgggtggggctgagagaactctgagagagctgtgagtgacccaaggtcacccagctggcttcaagaggaggagtgggggaatcaaacccggctctccagattagagttctgctgctcttaaccactacaccaaactggctcctcacTGGCAGCAAACGCATCTATACCCCACTGTATCATTTATTGACTGACTCAGCTGTTGTTCATATTGACTTAGACTGTATAACCCAACCTGattctcagcgagaaaggcaggctataaatgagatagatagatagatagatagatagatagatagatagatagatagatagatagatagatagatagatagatagatagatagatagatgaaatcctgccctgaagtcacagttgacttatggcaacccctggtggggttttcatggcaagaaactaacaaaagtagtttcccattgcctgcctctgcagccttggttTTCACTGGAggtctagatagatagatattatcATCACAACATCCCTGAAAGGTAGACTGGCtaggagtgtgtgactgaccacagcccccaagcaagcttccatggcagaatacaGATTGGCTTCTTGGCCCCaaaaccctaaccactacaccccgaTGAAATAGCTATGAACAGTCTTATCCTCCCTTGACTGGGCTGCTTGCTTCGGCTGACACCCCACCAGCTCCGTGCAGCATGAACCTGCCCTGCGAGCTCAGGAGTGGCGGCTGCCTCGGTGCCTTTGCCTTCCGTCGCGCtctcccgcctccccccacccctttccactCACTTGGTCATCAGGATGCGGGGGCagcaggggcagcagcagcagcacggtcCAGTGCTGATCACCATGGGGGTGTCCTTCAGGGCCTTGAGCACAGCGTCCATGCCCCCAAAGCCCTCCACCAAGACCAGCATCATCAGATAGAAGCAGGCGGCAAAGTACCTAGAAGGAAACCAGGTATGGCGAGGCTGGGGCACTGGGACCACCCCACCATTcaacctctctacacaagacgcctcggggtgtgtttgtcaagtgtagggagatgcaatgttagctgggaagcatagtttaaaaagacagagctggcacagATGACTCCTcagcgggtttgttaatttcatcttcgccccCCTGAAGGcgatgtcagtttcacctctccagtctaaaactgtgtgggatggcaaccagagggcagtgaggaatagaaatgggctggagctgccttccggagTTGGGATTGGACCTGCatgttggaagaggaagattagcgctgtccctttcctcaggtttcagagggggacaaactgaAGAGTTAGAAAGCTAGAGATCagagcactctgtttactgctctgactgtccttagatatgtagattgctatcctctggatttcttcctcctgacttcctccctctcattccttctcttcctggctttgtcccaggcaccacctctctcctctcctccctccatcttggcagcatggatgcagcaggccttgtcctgccattcaTGCCCAACCTTAGAACAGATAGGTAGTTCGgacctttctctcctcctttcctctcagagtatggagttcctacaataatttcttttctaaatttaaagCAAGTGTAtccttttgttattttctctcctgcacacacatcagccagcagaaccagctcacagccACCTATAACCACGTTTCCTCTGCTAAACGATAGACTTTGCTAACGGTCCAAATGTGGAATCCTTTAATTCAGTTGCTGGGGcctacatatgatttatttatcactggagagaggttctaatggactgaagtttcccttctggcatttcacagccccttcacacagctccagtgcatagcaaagcctttgccctgccgccggctctgtctttttaaactacccttcccagctgttcgtcacatgtcagatgtctcatgtagagagactctgacagGTTCTCTGGCCATGGGGCTGCCCAAGGGCTACCCTCGGTGTGATGTGTGCTTTTCTCCTTTCCCTGAGCCAAATGGCAGGGGATACTCACGAGCCAATGGCCATCTCCACCACCATCATCGCGCGGGGGACCCAAATCCCCAAACAGCAGAATATCGAGACGACCTGTGAGAGAAGGCACCATTTGATTATTACAGCGAAAAGTCATTGATAGATTCTGTTCAGTGAATTGGCCTGACTTTTTATTAAAAGGCTAACTTTTGACCCCCTAACCAGAAGGGCCCTGCAGCGTCGGTCcgaaggtccatctagtcctgtgTTGTGTTTCTGACAGTGGCCAGTCAGGTGGTGCTTCTAGGAACGAGCAAGGCCTTGAAGGTGGTGGCACTGCCTGGTTTTTGTTCCAgcaattggtattcagaggtatgaAAATCATATATGTTTGGATATTTTGCTTCTTTAAAAGGctagaaatagtaaagagtccagtagcacctttaagactaaccaactattgaagcataagcttttgagagccacagctctgtttgtcagatgcatctgaggaagagagctgtggttctcgaaagctgtcgatgcatctgacaaacagagctgtggctctcaaaagcttatgcttcaatagttggttagtcttaaaggtgctactggactctcctgttttgcaactacagactaacacggctaatttcTCTGGATTTAAAACACTAGAGTGTTTTCcataaaaggaaataaataaactctaaAAAGATTCTGTGTGTCTTGATGAGGGAAAGCCTTGCACCCTATAAATCTTTGTACTGATAAGCAAAACTTGTTCCAAGAGCACGCTCTGTTTGGCAGGtatgaactaattgctgaaagctctTCAAGAGTACATCTTTAGACTGAGATAGCGCAAACCTTAGTAAAGACATGGATAAAAATCTATtacacaccctgaaaatcttgtgggtctcgaGGGTGCCaccctgttctgctgcagaccaacacagctacccacctaaaactaactCTGCGTGGGTTTAACTTGACCAACTGCCTGGCATGAATCTCCTCCCATCCTGCTTACAGTGGGCGCTGAACTGCTCCAAATGAGAGTTTTCATCTTGACAGGGCAGCTGATCTTCTTGGAGAGGTACACAGCTTCTTcgatgaagatgatgatggaaAAGAGGGTGAGGAAGGTCAGCAAGCCAGTGATGACGTGGTCAATGGTGGTCTGCTCTGCAAAGAAAGGTGAACACCGCGCAAGGGAAAGTTTAAACTCGTCTTTGtcaaataggatttttttttggcGTTATTTGTTTAGCCCTCGTTCAATGGGCGGGGGGCAGAGCGCAAGAAGGCACGTTCGTGTCCCAAAGGAGGATGGAATAAAAAAGAAGGGGAATAACAGGAGGGAAGAGAAGGCAGGAACAAACAGAAGAAGGGGGTCCATTTGTTCCGGTCATAGAAtgatagagctggaaggggccttacagaccatctagtccaaccgtttgcccaatgcaggatcagcctaaagcatccccgacaaggattcatccagccactccttgaagactgcccatGGGGTGCCTATGGGGATCCCACCAcacccctaggcagccaattccactgctgaattactcttaacatgtagaagtttttcctaacgtctAGCTGGaatcttccctcctgtagtttaaacccattgtttcgagtgttatcctctgttgccaagaagaacagctccctcccctcctcttaagtgacagccttttaaatacttaaagagagcaatcctgtctcccctccacctcctcttctccaaaccgaacattcccaggtcccttagtctttcctcgcagggctcggtctccaggcccctgagcatcctggttgctctcctctgtatcCTTTCCAATTGgtccacatcctttctgaagcgaggcctccagaactacacacagaactccagatggggcctgaccaacacaaTATATAGTGGGACGATGATATCCTATGATTTGGATGTTACGCCTTTGtcaatacaccccaagattgcatttgccttttttgttgcTGCGTCACATTAACTGCTCACATTTAGCTTCCCGTCCGCCCCGACCCCAAgaccttgttcacacacactgctgccaAGAAGTGCATCCTTcgtccagtatgcatgctttgcattttggtTACCCAGATGCAGAACCTGGCATTTatccatgtttatttatttattttatttgtttgtttaaattggtatttgccctccccgcaccagcaggctcagggctgatcgcatttatagacattaaaattacaaccacgatttaaaacataataaataccatataaatatttatacacaagcagcacaaacagttcattaatccatttgcaactgtcactgaaaaataattaaagaaggAGACTTCTTTTTTTTGAGGTGGATGTTCTAATAGGGGGCCCCCGTTCTACCCTATTTTGGCTGGCGGGGGCCCTACCCAGCCtccaccatacgcctggtggaacagctccgtcttacagggctccgcaggggcccacaatgggcccaatccgcgccaaaacgggcctgatccgcacccTTTTTGgagcggattgggcccgttttgggctgctgcgaagtgcaggggcgttcctgcactccgcagtagCCCCCAACAGcacaatccatgccaaaacggggcCGATCCGTGCCCTTTTTGGTGCGGATTGagcccgttttggcgcggatcgggtccattgtgggcccctgaggagggcaggaatgctcctgcgctccacaggggccccgatccaggccaaaacaggcctgatcctggtggctgctgtgcacgggggcGTGCATtaccgcaggggggcgcgcatggaaggtgtgcacacacacacacacacacccgctggccaggtaagtaggggagggggcgggggtgggagggtgggagtgggggatcccccgcccccaccggggggtctggcagccctacctggctctggtcaaCGCTTATTCAATCTGATGTCTCTCAGCTTAGTTTCAGGATGGAAATATTATGAAAATGGCAGGCAATGGGGACAGATATGAAGGGCGTGAGCAGGGTAGCATTACACAGGAGCTCTGGGAAAACAGGTCCTAGCAAAAGGGGCAGCAAGAGACAAAGGGGAAAGTCATTTGTAGGTGCAGGGAACACTTGGCCAGCTGCAGTTGGAAGAGCTGTGAACTCACAAACGAGGGCCTAGTGGGACATgagagaggagaaagaagggaaggcaaAGCTAAGTAGTGTTCCAAAGAGAAGGACAAGGCGTTTACTCCACATTCAGTATTGGGCAAACTGGGGATTCCTCAGTCCTCCCAGCCTTGttcgtaagaacataagaagagtccttcaagatcagaccagtggcccatcttgGCCAGAATCCGGCTTCATGTACCAGCCAAGCAGTCGCCCTGGAGGGCTGAACAAACAGGCCTTCCCCAATAGGGCCATCCAGCACTGGTCTTCAGAGCTTActgcctctcagggccaagctaaaagtgacaaattacacttgtactgcaagtgaacagactcacatgtattcctccctgttcacttgcactccacttacgtgatcgagtggagtgcaagtggagtgcaagtgaacagggaggaatacatgtgagggccaagctagaagtgatgcattacacttgaacggcaagtgaacagactctcataagggagaggcccttgcttgagtcctcagtaacatctgcactacTGTTAtgcaagaagagagagagagagagtgcatattaattaatacacattaataaaGTAGCATGACTTTAGCGTAACATCAGCAGTAGTAAACAATAAAtgtcagcaacacaatcatggcatgtatgtagacagacagacatgacactaaccatctttattgtagcataaggtttcaagaaccacagttctctttgttaaatgcatgcatctgacgaagagagctgtggttctcaaaagcttatgctacaataaacatggttagtcttaaaggtgctactggactctttactattttacaactacagactaacatggctaactcctctggacctgtgagataggttagctGAGTGAAAATGACTAGCCTGAAGTTAATCATTGAGCTTCGTGGCTAAGttggggatttgaacacaggacACCCAAGGCCTACTCCAACACGCTAGCCACTAAACAGCACTGCCTCTCCCGCCACTTTTCAGAGGTTCCCCACTCAAGAGCAAGAGCCAGAGGGGCAAAGTGTGGTAGCAGAGCAGTGGACAAGCATCTGTCCTGCGGCAAGCCAAGACTCCCCGGTCAAACCCTCTACTTGGAACCTCAGAGATCCACTGCCAGTTCAAGTAGACAgaactgggctagatggaccagtaaTCTAAACGAATTTCATGGGTCCACCCATTAGGCAGTAGATgcaggacagataaaaggaagcGCTTTTTCATTCAAAGCAtggttaacttgtggaactccctgccacaggaTTCAGTGATGGCTGCTAGTTCAAATGGCTTTCAAAGGGCATTAGTTGGATTGAGGGTGGAGGAGAGATCCATCCATGGCTATTCACCACGGTGAttgaagggaacctccatgtccagggggcaggggggcataATCAGGGAGAAACTTGGGCCACCCTGCTCCTCTTCTGGGGTATCTGATCACTCTGAGAAGCAGAGCAAGATGGAGCATCGGTCTTTAGCAGCATGGCTACTGGTATGTTCTTATATGTCCACAGAGCAAGAATAACTGAGAGGCAGAAAAGGTGTGACGTGTTTGTAGGGATCTCTTCTGACATCTCAGGAAAATACCCAACCAGGTAGCCAGAACGGCATTCTAGGAGAGCAGGAGCAGCTACCCCACCCAGTCCTCCAGCTCTTTCTGGGGGCAGGTGATTCTCCAGAATCACTCAAATATCCAGACTGTTTTGTACACCGAGGCACATCTCATCTTACTTCTTGTTCACCATTTTCAGCCTCCGCGCCACAAACTTACGGTAAAGGAGTTGCAGTGCCGCTGGTGGATTGGAGAAGCAGGCAGCTGAAATGCTGTAGTTGTCAATCAGCAGGCGCATCAGTTGAGGGGGGAACCTGGGGAGAGAAGAAAGGCCAATCAGGGCTCTGTCACAGCCAGTAGCACCAGTCTGgttcatcatcatgtcttctgtgcaggtccACATGGTGAGtgcacatgtgcaggctggccggagcatgcacagttcccatgtgtgcctgcacagaacacttgatgaactacagttacaggtaagtgcaaccctgttttcataattgtgtcttctgtgcagccccacatgggaactgcgcatgtgcaggctggcctgcgcatgtgcagttcccatatgGGATTGCACAGACCACTGGATGAACAagaggtaagtgcaaccctagACTTTCCCATTTACTGGGTTGGGTCAAAATATTTCCTAGCCTTGATTTTAGTTTGTTTCTTATCATCTGCAAAATGATCGATTAATATGCAATGCAATTAATAATTATTAATTGATGTTATTGATTTGTAGTGATAATTGCGGGTTGGAGGCCAGGGATCAAGTCCAAAAATGGCAGCGTGCGGCATCAGAACAGACAGCAGCTGTGGTAGAGGATGGCTCATTGTGTCAGAAGAAAGCACAGTCAATAactatttattaattaatattgAATAGTACTACTGAAGGTATTTCATTCGCACAGACCTGAAAGCACCAAGCAGGTGTCTCTGCATTTCAATGTAATATGTTTGAAGTTTGTTCTTTGTAAAAGAGAAACACCTTCTAGTTATTGGGAACTGAATTTTGctctcatctttttttaaaaagaaggtaaGCCCAGCCCACGCAGATGTGCCGCTTCATAATTGCCTCTGATTGAATGGGATTTGCCCAGGGATCTAAAATGTTGCTCACATTCAAGAACTTTCTTGAGATTTCAGCCAAAGTCTTAATCTGatttttctctatttctttgCAAAAATAAAGTCTGTTCTGGTGGGTTTCACTCCCACCTTTTGCTAAACAAGAGTTAGAGTGATTTGATTTTTGTTTCCTGGTCGTGTAGAAATAGAAGTCAGTCAAAGTAAATCGCTAGCATTTCTGATGGCGGTTCAGCATTAGATGCATTTGCAGAGAGACATGCCGTGCAATccagtgcagagttactccagtctaagtccattgaaatcaatgggcttaggctggcgtaactctacataggattgcacggtTGGGTTTTGTTCTCGTTGAGTCAGAGACTATAAGGACGTCACCTTCTCCAGCTCAAAGGAGCATCTGTGAagtggcagcaggcagagagcctgtggcagggccggtgccagcatttctggcgcctgaggcagcttcaggggtgtcgGTGCACGTGCGTGtgcacccagactgcgtgatgacatcactgcgtgtgacatcatcacatggagcAGGGTGgcacacaggtggcctcccagccctctcgtTCAGTTGCcccctgccacacctggcctgcagctatgTGCCACCAGCGGCAgtagcacagagcaactgagcaggagggctgggaggctgcccgctcagctgccccacactgctgccaccagcacgcaCTCCAGGCTGgacgcagcagctgcgggccaggcatggcaggtggccggagTGGCGCGCATGCATCCTccctccagctcagttgctctgtgcaccgccctggccgcctgccgcacctGCCCTGCAGTTGTGTGCTTAGCAGCGGCGGCACACAGCTCCTGGCCAGATGCAGCAAcacggggcaattgagctccgtggcgtgcacccctggcaccccctccagcaccccctcggCATCTTATCACTTGAGGTGGCTGCCGgcccggcctcaatgggtgcgacAGCCCTGGTCTGTGGAGATGCTGTGCCCCCACTGCGGCCGCTATAGAGGGGGGGCAGAGCTAAGGCCCCCTTTCCAAATGGCACCCATTTCCTTGCCCTGTTTTTAGCCCTTTAAAGagtttttctcttttcccccAGTGATCCACTCTGTAGCTTTACAGCACAGCTCAGCGAGGAAAGAGAAAGTGACGGGAAAGATGGTTTCCGGGCTGGGGTTGGCACCGAAAATGCTGATGCACCCACGCTTTTGTAGAGGCATGACAGAGAAAAGGTGGAAGAGCCATGGCAGCAGAAAGTGGCAGCAGAAAGTGGAGCAAGAGCACAGTCCAGCGGTGTAGGCACTTCCTACTCCATTTTCAAGACCCTGTTTTAGAGGCAAGATCTCGCAGGGAGGTACAATGGTAGAGCCCGATCTTGTTAGATTTTAGGATTGGAAAGGTCAGCCCCGGTCAGTGCTTGGCTGAGACACCATCGAGGAAACCTGGCAATGTCCAACCacctcacttgccttgagagccccttgctggagtttccgtgtcggttgtgacttgacaccAGTAAGGTCTCACTAAagcactctgtgcatgctcagtaGACTGCTCTTTTGTGAATCCAGTTGCAAGCATTGATCACTTTGCTTGCAAACTGATCAATGAAAGTTAATCATCGAAAGTTGTTTGATTTGATCAATTAACCACAGAGAGCCACTTTGAATCACTGGGATTGTAAAGACTTGTCTTTCTATTTGAGTCAAACAAGAAATAGTAACTTTTTGCTTATTAATCTTGTAATTTATCTCCCTCTTCTTTCATTCCCTCAGAATGGCATTGGGCTTTCAGGAAAGAGACAAGACTATTAACATTTAATTGTTTGATTGATTAGTTGGTTAAAAgccaaaaattaaaaaatggctttTGTCGGCTTCCTTAGTGCAATACATTTCTTTGAGATGTTTCTCTGTGTGCCAGACTGTGTGGGTGCTATATAGTTTGCTATAAGATATTTCCCAGGGTTTCTGCACCACTGCTGTGTTATTTAGGACTGAGTTCGAAAGACGCCTTCTCAGCGGATCAGTCTAAATGTTCTCAGGAGGTCATTGAGTGGAGGCAGCCAAATACCGGGATGCTTCCCGGGGAAATCTTGGTTTAAGGGAGTTCCCAGCAAAGTAAGTCACTTTCTCCTTTTCCAACAATAACAATTTGGTTTATTACTTCCCGTGTTAAGGAGCAAAGTAATTGTATATGACTAAGTTCTGCGACCAAGTCTTGAAGAAGccttttttttaacattaaacCTTGTCTGTGAGTCCTGGGGCAAATTTACACAATACAAAATTGCCATGTCTCCCTATGATCCCCCGTGGGTTTTTAGACATATGCAGGGCATTCCAGGCTCAGAAAATAACTCCCAAGAATGAGTGGACCTGATTCAGATAATCGGCTGTGCTGTGTAGGGAAAGGAAGCTTAAATCTCTCTGCACTCTTTACCCAACCTGAAATAGCcccccaaagctgctatttgccccgcGGCTCAAACTTTCATGCATGCAAGTTTCCTCAACAATACGAACAGCAGTGCCCCAGGGCTGTTTGGGGGCAATAAAACACTATGTGGGGGGAGGCATAATGTCCATCTCCACACATGCTCTAGTTGTGACCTGAATCGAACCTGCATGCACTGAGGAATTAAGTCTTGCGCATGGAACTCAGACCACATCTGTCAACCTGAGATGTGGGGGACACAAAGATTTCATAACTTGTGCCTCGGCCTTCGATCTTCTCTCCTGCCTCCTGATTTCAGGCGAAAGATGCAGAATAACTGC
Coding sequences:
- the SLC51A gene encoding organic solute transporter subunit alpha, giving the protein MEDLVTDPRFPPQLMRLLIDNYSISAACFSNPPAALQLLYQQTTIDHVITGLLTFLTLFSIIIFIEEAVYLSKKISCPVKMKTLIWSSSAPTVVSIFCCLGIWVPRAMMVVEMAIGSYFAACFYLMMLVLVEGFGGMDAVLKALKDTPMVISTGPCCCCCPCCPRILMTKRKLKIMILSTFQYAFLKTACCFLGLVLSTEGLYDPSDISEGSVALWINTFLGVSTLFALWGLAILFRQAKDHLAEQNVVPKFVCFQVLLILTALQPSIFSILANGGQIACAPPLSGKARSQQMNMQLLIIQTFLMTVLARMYYRKPDERPAYGPVALPESKTEISSH